A genome region from Penicillium psychrofluorescens genome assembly, chromosome: 3 includes the following:
- a CDS encoding uncharacterized protein (ID:PFLUO_004626-T1.cds;~source:funannotate): MLSSRVRRPVTHVLSPLASPRLPTRQPPHAPWRRFASSNQAPSKSSESRSHWFRHSLGLAVAGTAVFIGYTYVTNDWKGTGVDGAPSAKKGSTPIDYPSLQFVQEKRSLKSPGVYTWGSNVYRVVDPGSKDTNVKTPRRFSYFDGQVLRDFKIDDKAGAAITENGDLVQWGKGYSETDFTPTKTLTGKSLVSLSLSEDRIVALSSNGTVYSLPISQNDQQSGPKPRESSWVPFWDGQSRLSYRVLQPALKLGESVTAISTGQEHALLLTSSGRVFSAAASTEHYPLLGQLGVPGLTWSTRPSGPVDSCHEVATPKGAKIAQIAAGDYHSLVLSKDGRLFAFGDNSFGQLGVEFDPNLPYKDTPVELSLRRLYKGGTYLPTVTSVAAGGANTFFTVDAKRVPGPGGDAANVRDLGRVTADTWACGRGIWGTLGNGRWVHLQDQPTKVKALSDLTEYDEKTKRIAPIHLRDISVGTTHVSAVMDNKTHLKAATTDSLSGSQDWGFDVLWWGGNEHFQLGTGKRTNLSKPTYIGAPDDTGKKSETESRLQIMPRHKGQVGRKTVSMEQRVSCGRHVSAIYSGV, from the coding sequence ATGCTGTCCAGTCGAGTACGACGTCCCGTGACGCATGTACTGTCTCCTCTCGCCTCTCCCAGACTCCCGACGCGTCAGCCACCGCATGCGCCATGGCGACGATTTGCGAGCTCTAATCAAGCTCCCAGCAAGAGCTCCGAGTCCCGGTCCCACTGGTTTCGCCACTCTCTCGGACTAGCAGTTGCCGGTACTGCGGTGTTTATAGGTTATACATATGTGACGAACGACTGGAAGGGAACCGGGGTGGACGGTGCGCCCAGCGCAAAGAAGGGTTCAACCCCAATCGACTATCCCAGCTTGCAGTTTGTCCAGGAAAAGAGAAGTCTCAAGAGTCCTGGGGTCTACACATGGGGCTCAAATGTCTATCGCGTGGTGGATCCGGGATCGAAAGACACCAACGTCAAGACCCCCCGACGATTTTCGTATTTTGATGGCCAGGTGCTGAGAGACTTCAAAATCGACGACAAGGCGGGCGCCGCGATCACCGAGAATGGAGATCTGGTGCAATGGGGGAAAGGATACTCCGAGACCGACTTCACTCCGACCAAGACCCTAACCGGCAAGAGTTTGGTATCACTCTCCCTGTCCGAGGATCGAATCGTTGCGCTGTCTTCCAACGGGACGGTCTACTCGTTGCCGATATCCCAAAATGACCAACAGTCCGGCCCCAAGCCTCGGGAGAGTTCCTGGGTTCCCTTTTGGGATGGGCAGTCTCGTTTGAGCTATCGCGTGCTGCAACCGGCCCTGAAACTGGGCGAATCAGTCACGGCGATCAGTACTGGGCAAGAACACGCTCTGTTGCTTACGAGCTCCGGGCGAGTCTTTTCGGCAGCTGCGTCTACTGAGCATTACCCCTTACTCGGTCAACTCGGTGTCCCTGGTTTAACCTGGTCTACCAGACCCAGCGGGCCGGTGGATTCCTGCCACGAAGTTGCGACTCCGAAAGGCGCAAAGATTGCTCAAATTGCCGCTGGTGATTATCACTCCTTGGTGTTGAGCAAAGATGGCCGTCTTTTCGCGTTTGGCGATAACTCCTTCGGACAATTGGGAGTTGAATTCGACCCAAATCTACCCTACAAGGACACCCCGGTTGAGCTGTCTCTGCGCAGGCTCTATAAGGGAGGAACATATCTTCCAACAGTCACCAGTGTCGCAGCCGGTGGAGCGAACACCTTCTTCACCGTGGACGCCAAGCGAGTCCCGGGTCCTGGGGGAGACGCAGCCAACGTCCGTGATTTAGGTCGCGTAACCGCGGATACCTGGGCCTGCGGTCGAGGAATCTGGGGTACACTCGGCAATGGACGATGGGTCCACCTACAAGATCAGCCCACCAAGGTGAAGGCATTGAGCGATCTGACCGAGTACGACGAGAAGACAAAACGCATTGCACCGATCCATCTTCGTGATATCTCTGTGGGTACGACCCATGTCTCGGCCGTGATGGACAACAAGACCCATCTCAAGGCCGCTACCACCGACTCATTGAGTGGATCACAGGATTGGGGCTTTGATGTGCTCTGGTGGGGAGGCAATGAGCATTTCCAACTCGGCACCGGGAAGAGGACCAACTTGTCCAAGCCCACGTACATCGGCGCCCCTGACGACACGGGTAAGAAAAGCGAGACAGAATCACGACTCCAGATCATGCCGCGGCATAAGGGCCAGGTCGGAAGGAAGACTGTCAGCATGGAGCAGCGAGTGTCGTGTGGTCGGCATGTCTCCGCGATTTACTCGGGAGTGTAA
- a CDS encoding uncharacterized protein (ID:PFLUO_004627-T1.cds;~source:funannotate), with product MPREQKKRGRRAEQKAHKDESERKYDDAPEEPAAKRIKADEPDTYEQPADYIPFEQEEGQPEDHGPSGDMPFYGLLDAEESEYFSRASEMLELNQFQDAEERSLFVDSVYEEANGKELKIACSQGCSRLMEKLISMSNTSQIRHIFGKFLGHFLHLVQHRFASHCCETLFTHAAPAVMQKASKAQTKKKANEEDGDAESDLSLADMFMAVIEELKENWGYLLTERFASHTIRVLLLVLAGEPVDVSSSDSVIASRKKEKHGVLTAEAQEEKGATQKRGVPESFEPALKKIMKDMVSGLDDTYLRALATHPVGNPVLQVLLFLELSHFGKSSAKDPNSILRRLVPDESFEEGTESATFIRGLLYDPVGSRLVETMVRHMPGKVFKNLYRNNIRDRIGSLSRNTTAGYVVLRTLERLGKDDLQNALELIISEVPGLVQRSRIVVLRVLIERCVIRGVDTRPLANAFEKAYDQDPAVRLQQMLKLDGTAEKTAQESFDETKEGDDEERQKEQREKAPAAEKLHGSLLAQAMLAVPGPLSEIVYSGLLAQSSDSIIQMSRDPTSSRVLQQALTLPTSTSQFRRQITTRFQGHMKDLALNSSGSHVVDSLWPATKDIFFVKERMAQELAEHEMALRDSFLGRAVWRNWSMDLYKRRRGEWTGRAKGIERQPETGDGARPKSRIELARARFAAQQGDGAAVPASS from the coding sequence ATGCCTCgtgagcagaagaagagaggtCGCCGGGCCGAACAGAAGGCTCACAAGGACGAATCCGAGCGGAAATACGACGATGCGCCCGAAGAACCTGCCGCGAAACggatcaaggccgacgagcccGACACCTACGAGCAGCCTGCAGACTACATTCCCTTtgaacaagaagaaggccaacCAGAGGATCATGGTCCATCAGGCGACATGCCATTTTACGGTCTACTCGACGCCGAGGAGTCGGAATActtctcgcgcgccagcGAAATGCTCGAGCTGAACCAGTTTCAAGATGCCGAGGAACGGAGTCTGTTCGTCGACAGCGTCTACGAAGAAGCCAACGGCAAGGAATTGAAGATTGCTTGCAGTCAGGGCTGCTCTCGCCTTATGGAGAAACTCATCTCCATGTCCAATACAAGCCAGATTCGTCATATATTCGGCAAATTCCTCGGCCACTTTCTCCACCTTGTACAGCACCGATTCGCGAGTCATTGCTGCGAAACGCTTTTTACTCATGCTGCCCCGGCAGTTATGCAGAAAGCATCAAAGgcccagaccaagaagaaggcgaacgaggaggatggcgatgcagAGTCGGATCTGTCGCTCGCCGACATGTTCATGGCTGTTATTGAGGAACTAAAGGAGAACTGGGGGTATTTGTTGACGGAACGGTTTGCCTCGCATACAATTCGGGTTTTGCTCCTCGTTCTGGCTGGTGAGCCGGTGGATGtgtcctcgtccgactcAGTCATCGCGAGCcgcaaaaaggaaaagcaCGGCGTTCTAACTGCGGAGgcacaagaagaaaagggtgCTACACAAAAGAGGGGTGTACCCGAGTCGTTTGAGCCCGCTTTGAAGAAGATCATGAAAGACATGGTTTCGGGACTGGACGACACTTATCTGCGAGCCCTGGCTACACACCCTGTTGGAAACCCTGTTCTTCAAGTGTTGCTATTTCTGGAGCTCTCGCATTTTGGTAAATCCAGCGCCAAGGACCCGAATTCGATCCTCCGGAGGCTGGTGCCTGACGAGTCTTTTGAGGAAGGTACAGAGAGCGCAACTTTCATTCGCGGTCTGCTCTATGATCCGGTGGGCTCGCGCTTGGTGGAGACCATGGTGCGACACATGCCCGGAAAGGTGTTTAAGAATCTCTATAGAAACAACATTCGTGATCGCATCGGATCCCTCTCTCGGAATACCACCGCGGGCTACGTGGTCCTTCGGACTTTGGAGAGACTGGGGAAGGACGACCTGCAAAATGCCCTGGAACTCATCATCTCAGAAGTTCCTGGTCTTGTACAACGCTCGAGGATCGTTGTTCTCAGAGTGTTGATTGAGCGATGTGTGATCCGTGGTGTCGACACAAGACCTCTTGCCAACGCATTTGAGAAGGCTTACGACCAGGACCCGGCTGTTCGGCTTCAGCAGATGCTGAAACTCGATGGAACTGCGGAGAAGACGGCTCAGGAGTCCTTCGATGAGACTaaggagggagatgatgaggagagGCAAAaagagcagagagaaaaagcGCCTGCGGCCGAGAAGCTTCACGGATCTCTACTGGCGCAAGCGATGCTGGCCGTTCCCGGTCCATTGAGTGAAATTGTATACAGTGGCTTGCTGGCACAGTCCTCCGATTCGATCATACAGATGTCGCGAGATCCGACTTCATCTCGCGTTCTCCAGCAAGCTCTCACCCTTCCAACTTCTACCTCCCAATTCCGCCGACAGATCACTACACGATTCCAAGGGCATATGAAAGACCTTGCCCTGAATAGCAGTGGCTCCCACGTGGTGGACTCATTGTGGCCAGCGACCAAGGACATCTTTTTTGTCAAGGAGCGCATGGCGCAGGAACTAGCGGAACATGAGATGGCGCTGCGAGATTCCTTTCTCGGCCGGGCAGTCTGGCGGAACTGGTCCATGGATCTCTACAAGCGCCGGCGCGGTGAATGGACTGGCCGCGCAAAGGGCATTGAGAGGCAGCCAGAAACCGGTGATGGCGCGCGGCCCAAGTCGAGGATCGAGCTGGCGCGGGCTCGGTTTGCGGCGCAGCAAGGAGATGGGGCAGCGGTGCCTGCGTCGTCCTGA
- a CDS encoding uncharacterized protein (ID:PFLUO_004628-T1.cds;~source:funannotate), which translates to MAIAQMSDMSPTSRAAEVQNLLKAVEDLLIPFIHAADESRSNTSVHKASSNGTNGANGHAASTGMSLLDYKKPEELQKILQLEIPEKGTRQEGLLEVLQKVLRYSVNTWHQGFLDKLYASTNAPGVAAELILATLNTNVHVYQVSPALTLIEKYTGQQLAGLFGLNGPRAGGISVQGGSASNTTSIVIARNNLYPETKRDGNCGYKFVLFTSAHGHYSIEKAAQMIGLGSSAVWPVPVDKQGCMIPSELERLVLKAQSDGRTPFYVNSTAGTTVMGSFDPFDEIGDICRKYGLWFHIDGSWGGSFIFSRRQRHKLAGAEKANSIAINPHKMLGVPVTCSFLLAADMRQFHKANTLPAGYLFHNEDPEPTANGDAQPEPELEADSPEVWDLADLTLQCGRRADSLKLFLGWTYYGSEGYEQQIDSACEVAAHLANLVAKSPNLILVSENPPPCLQVCFYYAPSKQLLHPRGLVQDETQRGKKNSKVTERITHAIVPRGFMVDFAPPSGEAHAEGDGKFFRCVVNVQTTKETVEAMVDAIEQVGPSIINELRTFNPAIPQKRPGEHGHGPVVHNV; encoded by the exons ATGGCGATTGCACAGATGTCGGACATGTCGCCGACCAGTCGCGCCGCGGAGGTGCAGAAT CTGCTGAAAGCTGTCGAGGACCTTCTAATCCCATTTATCCACGCCGCAGATGAGAGCCGCAGCAACACTTCCGTGCACAAAGCCAGCAGCAATGGCACGAACGGCGCCAATGGGCACGCTGCGTCAACAGGAATGTCCCTATTAGACTACAAGAAGCCCGAAGAACTACAAAagatcctgcagctcgaAATACCAGAGAAAGGGACTCGACAAGAAGGACTGCTCGAGGTCCTCCAGAAGGTACTCCGGTACTCAGTAAACACCTGGCACCAAGGGTTCCTGGACAAGCTGTATGCGTCGACGAATGCCCCCGGAGTGGCAGCGGAACTGATCCTCGCGACTCTAAACACCAATGTGCACGTCTACCAGGTCTCGCCTGCCCTGACGCTGATCGAGAAGTACACGGGCCAGCAGCTGGCGGGTCTCTTTGGATTGAACGGCCCTCGCGCCGGCGGGATATCGGTGCAGGGCGGCTCGGCATCTAATACCACGTCCATTGTCATTGCCCGCAACAATCTCTATCCGGAGACGAAAAGAGACGGTAATTGCGGGTACAAATTCGTGCTATTCACTAGTGCGCATGGTCACTACAGCATTGAGAAGGCGGCGCAAATGATCGGGCTTGGAAGCAGCGCTGTCTGGCCAGTTCCAGTGGACAAGCAAGGCTGCATGATTCCATCCGAGCTGGAAAGGCTGGTTTTGAAGGCGCAGAGCGACGGCCGAACGCCATTTTATGTCAATTCCACGGCGGGCACGACGGTCATGGGCTCGTTTGACCCCTTTGACGAGATCGGGGACATCTGTCGAAAATATGGTCTGTGGTTCCATATCGATGGGTCGTGGGGCGGCTCTTTTATCTTCTCTCGTCGACAGAGACACAAGCTCGCGGGCGCGGAGAAGGCAAAcagcatcgccatcaacCCGCATAAGATGCTCGGTGTGCCGGTGACCTgctccttcttgttggctGCCGATATGCGCCAATTTCACAAGGCCAACACTCTGCCTGCAGGGTATCTGTTCCATAATGAAGACCCGGAGCCTACTGCAAACGGCGACGCACAGCCCGAGCCTGAATTGGAAGCTGATTCGCCAGAAGTTTGGGATTTGGCAGATCTTACGCTTCAATGTGGCCGGCGCGCCGATTCCCTGAAACTCTTTCTGGGATGGACATACTACGGGTCCGAGGGGTACGAGCAGCAGATTGACTCCGCCTGCGAGGTAGCAGCACACCTCGCTAACCTCGTCGCCAAGAGTCCGAATCTCATTCTGGTCAGCGAAAACCCTCCTCCGTGTCTGCAGGTCTGCTTCTACTATGCCCCGAGCAAGCAGCTCTTGCATCCGCGCGGCCTCGTTCAAGACGAAACACAGCgcggaaagaagaacagcaagGTCACCGAGCGCATCACGCATGCGATTGTGCCGCGGGGCTTCATGGTGGATTTTGCGCCGCCTAGCGGAGAAGCACATGCAGAAGGCGATGGCAAGTTCTTCCGGTGTGTGGTCAATGTCCAGACTACCAAAGAGACTGTCGAGGCTATGGTGGATGCCATTGAGCAGGTGGGACCTAGCATTATCAACGAATTGAGGACGTTCAACCCGGCAATTCCTCAGAAACGACCTGGCGAGCATGGGCATGGGCCTGTTGTCCACAATGTTTGA
- a CDS encoding uncharacterized protein (ID:PFLUO_004629-T1.cds;~source:funannotate), protein MAASLSSHERTRVQDYLNDKIQVSADLESLHSLLSGLRAQQELQRKQLAEAHEALSNATKASRDHAEATRQRAEAFTEEQVDIDRRLKVITQSDTSDEAVRSLQSSMERLRRLELSEGYVELLKEADGLSKESLKNISSAPHAALESYARLWNIILSLKEAQPAAEGAAPHLVNHTEKLASALKQQMKTYFGDRLQKTLESMKWPARELNITDDILAQWRQDVELLIDLQTPELQQRDSLVLGQAVEPPVLFPLEVMVHALDLRFRYHFSGDKPTNRLDKPEYFLSHIMDLINQHSEFFASYLQPILDEKAQKVGPSLEWNFYNATHALITALLPILRQKIATFLPQIASHPQLLSHFIHELMNFDNEVRESWSYMPDPYADENWKGMTWEVLTKEGWYNRWLQVEKDFALARYKDIIDTPGSGEIDYDGLEITATKPTKAAMRVNDLLETITDRYQPLSSFSQKLRFLIDIQIAIFDQFHERLHSALEAYLAMTSTLGRTVQRGDGQASVAGVAGLERLCRVFGSAEYLEKKMEDWGNDVFFVELWSDLQQRVLQNQDGQNVAGSMSVADVASRTSPAVASSNGALASAEGALFDETASAYRRLRLRSETIITSTLSSNIVAALKPYSRVSTWATLSTSTSGSSLSPSSDLANTMRTLSTQLSFLARALGVAPLRRVSRQLLLSIQTYIWDNVLTKYTFSEGGAAQLASDVGHLCNVVDAALAPTGQAGDSLRTMKKLNEGLLLLGLDASASDQESGEESPVALGLWDVEKRLFKDNDSARGVLAELEIDLLTNAEARSVLERRAEMGG, encoded by the exons ATGGCCGCCAGCCTGTCGTCGCACGAACGCACGCGGGTTCAAGATTATTTGAACGATAAAATCCAGGTGTCCGCCGACCTCGAGAGCCTGCACTCGCTGCTGTCCGGTCTGCGCGCGCAGCAGGAGCTGCAACGGAAACAG CTCGCAGAAGCCCACGAAGCACTCTCCAACGCGACCAAAGCATCCAGAGACCATGCCGAAGCCACGCGGCAACGAGCCGAGGCGTTCAccgaggagcaggtcgacATCGACCGGCGGCTGAAGGTCATCACACAATCGGACACCAGCGATGAAGCGGTGCGGAGTCTGCAGTCGAGCATGGAACGGCTGCGGAGACTGGAATTGTCCGAGGGATACGTGGAATTGCTGAAGGAAGCGGATGGATTGAG CAAGGAATCCCTCAAGAATATTTCCTCCGCACCTCACGCCGCCTTGGAATCATACGCTCGATTGTGGAATATTATTTTGTCCCTGAAAGAGGCGCAGCCTGCTGCAGAAGGCGCGGCACCCCATCTGGTCAACCATACAGAAAAGCTGGCGTCCGCACTGAAGCAGCAGATGAAAACGTACTTCGGAGACAGACTACAGAAGACACTGGAGTCGATGAAGTGGCCTGCAAGGGAACTGAATATCACCGATGACATTCTGGCCCAATGGAGACAGGACGTCGAGCTCCTGATTGACCTGCAAACACC GGAGCTGCAACAGCGCGATTCTCTCGTTCTGGGCCAGGCCGTCGAACCGCCAGTTCTCTTCCCGTTGGAAGTCATGGTGCATGCACTGGATCTCCGATTCAGATATCACTTCAGTGGTGATAAGCCCACGAACAGGCTGGACAAG CCCGAGTACTTTCTGTCACACATCATGGACCTGATCAACCAACACAGCGAGTTTTTCGCGTCCTATCTTCAGCCTATCCTGGATGAAAAGGCACAGAAGGTGGGACCAAGCCTGGAATGGAATTTCTACAATGCAACGCACGCTCTCATCACCGCCCTGCTGCCAATCCTCAGGCAGAAGATTGCCACTTTCCTTCCCCAAATTGCCAGCCATCCTCAATTGCTCAGCCACTTCATCCATGAATTGATGAACTTTGACAATGAAGTCCGGGAATCCTGGAGCTACATGCCAGATCCCTATGCGGACGAGAACTGGAAGGGTATGACGTGGGAGGTTCTGACCAAGGAAGGATGGTATAATCGCTGGCTGCAGGTTGAGAAGGACTTCGCGTTGGCTCGATACAAGGACATTATCGACACTCCGGGCAGTGGAGAAATCGACTACGATGGCTTGGAAATTACAGCGACTAAGCCGACCAAGGCCGCAATGCGGGTGAACGATCTGCTGGAGACCATCACGGACCGCTACCAACCACTTTCGTCTTTCAGCCAGAAATTGCGATTCCTCATTGACATTCAGAttgcgattttcgaccaGTTCCATGAACGCCTTCACTCTGCCCTCGAAGCTTACTTGGCCATGACCTCTACCCTAGGGCGCACCGTGCAACGAGGCGATGGCCAAGCCAGTGTGGCGGGTGTTGCCGGTCTGGAGCGGCTCTGTAGGGTTTTCGGAAGCGCCGAGTACCtggaaaagaagatggaggattGGGGTAACGATGTCTTCTTCGTTGAGCTCTGGTCCGACCTTCAACAACGGGTTCTTCAGAACCAAGACGGCCAAAACGTCGCGGGCTCCATGTCCGTCGCGGACGTGGCATCGCGCACGTCGCCCGCTGTCGCCAGCAGCAACGGAGCCCTCGCCTCAGCAGAGGGGGCCCTCTTCGATGAAACAGCCTCCGCCTACCGACGCCTCCGGCTACGCTCAGAaaccatcatcacctccaccCTGTCATCCAACATCGTTGCGGCCCTGAAGCCCTACTCCCGCGTGTCTACGTGGGCAACGCTGTCCACCTCCACGTCCGGATCTTCCTTGTCCCCGTCATCAGATCTGGCGAATACAATGCGCACGCTGTCCACACAGCTGTCTTTCCTCGCTCGCGCCCTGGGCGTGGCTCCTCTCCGCCGCGTCTCCCGTCAGCTTCTGCTTTCTATCCAGACTTACATCTGGGACAACGTGCTGACCAAATATACCTTTTCTGAAGGCGGTGCAGCCCAGCTGGCCAGTGACGTCGGTCATCTGTGCAATGTGGTCGACGCTGCCCTCGCCCCGACTGGTCAAGCCGGCGACTCGCTGCGAACCATGAAGAAACTGAACGAGGGGTTGCTGCTCCTGGGCTTAGATGCCTCGGCATCGGATCAAGAATCTGGCGAGGAATCCCCGGTTGCGCTGGGCCTCTGggatgtggagaagaggttgTTCAAGGATAACGACAGTGCTCGAGGAGTGTTGGCAGAGTTGGAGATTGACCTGCTGACGAACGCCGAAGCGCGATCTGTGCTGGAACGCCGTGCTGAAATGGGTGGTTAG
- a CDS encoding uncharacterized protein (ID:PFLUO_004630-T1.cds;~source:funannotate), giving the protein MPSPAKKRKRDAAESSPQKSIASFFKGQTTQQTRTEPSTDQTVSDEALARKLQAEWDQEERVSSVAEPSDAVTTERKDTPPAVSPIAADVPAVAPVTPKKHTLSLQSSTGTEDTISLSIPLDQSPQTFDAAEYAKELRSHWTSEGGDASYALLTRAFVLANATTSRIKIVDTLVNFIRALIEGDPSSLLPAVWLATNSISPPYDELELGLGGSAISKALKKIYGLDSQGLKILYDKHGDAGDVAFEAKKRQAFTLVKPKPLKIKGVYQSLMKIAMSKGTGSQETKQRIVERLLQDTRGAEESRYIVRTLVQNLRIGAVKTTMLIALARAFLYSKPAGAEFAVRPQELTRLKKDELAETYNNAEEIVKASYARHPNYNDLVPCLLEIGVTEELLVRCGLALHIPLRPMLGSITRDLSEMLTKLQARDFSCEFKYDGQRAQVHCDEQGKVSIFSRHLELMTEKYPDLVALVPQIRGEGVSSFILEGEVVAVDQQSGDLQPFQVLTNRAKKNVDIGAITVNVCLFSFDLMYLNGEPLLDRSLRERRELLRSLFVEIPNRFTWVKSLDATSADSEAVLDFFKSATDVKCEGIMVKVLDNAAKPTNDTNAEPTEAHEATPKQKSTRRKALLSTYEPDKRLESWLKVKKDYSTSSDTLDLIPVAGWHGQGRKAKWWSPILLAVRNPETGSLEAVTKCMSGFTDKFYQTNTAKYAEGSTNVISRPSYIEYPGSPDVWFHPQEVWEMAFADITLSPTYPAAMGLVSDERGLSLRFPRFLRVREDKSIEEASSSDYLALLWRKQMEKKAAVSSHADDEVDDNI; this is encoded by the coding sequence AtgcccagcccagccaaaAAGCGCAAGCGAGATGCAGCTGAGTCGTCGCCGCAAAAAAGCATCGCGTCGTTCTTCAAGGGTCAAACAACCCAACAGACCAGAACTGAGCCCAGTACCGACCAGACCGTCTCGGACGAAGCTCTGGCGCGCAAGCTCCAGGCCGAGTGGGACCAAGAAGAGCGTGTTTCCTCGGTCGCAGAACCATCAGATGCTGTTACAACAGAGCGTAAAGACACACCTCCGGCAGTGTCTCCGATAGCAGCAGATGTGCCTGCGGTAGCTCCAGTGACACCGAAGAAGCACACGCTGTCGCTACAGTCGTCCACAGGCACCGAGGACACAATATCCTTGTCGATTCCTCTAGACCAAAGCCCCCAGACCTTCGACGCAGCCGAATACGCCAAAGAGCTGCGGTCGCATTGGACGTCCGAGGGCGGTGATGCATCGTATGCCTTGCTGACGAGGGCTTTCGTCCTCGCCAACGCCACAACCAGCCGAATCAAGATCGTCGACACGCTGGTCAATTTCATCCGGGCCTTGATCGAAGGAGATCCGtccagtcttcttcctgcgGTATGGCTGGCAACCAATTCCATCTCGCCTCCATATGATGAGCTGGAGCTTGGACTGGGCggctccgccatctccaaggcGTTAAAGAAGATATACGGACTCGACAGTCAGGGCCTTAAGATCCTCTACGATAAGCACGGCGATGCGGGCGATGTCGCGTTTgaggcgaagaagcgccAGGCTTTTACACTGGTCAAGCCGAAGCCACTCAAGATCAAGGGCGTGTACCAATCATTGATGAAGATTGCGATGAGCAAAGGAACCGGCAGCCAGGAAACAAAGCAACGAATTGTCGAGAGGCTCTTGCAGGATACGCGAGGTGCCGAAGAGAGCCGGTACATTGTTCGGACTCTCGTTCAGAACTTGCGAATTGGAGCCGTGAAAACAACCATGCTAATCGCTCTGGCGCGAGCATTTCTCTACTCCAAACCAGCGGGCGCCGAGTTCGCCGTCAGGCCTCAGGAACTTACACGTCTGAAAAAGGACGAGCTCGCTGAAACATACAACAATGCAGAAGAGATCGTCAAGGCGTCGTACGCCCGACATCCTAATTACAATGATCTGGTCCCATGTTTATTGGAGATTGGAGTCACAGAAGAACTACTCGTGAGATGCGGTCTCGCGCTACATATCCCACTGCGGCCAATGTTGGGCAGCATCACTCGCGACCTATCAGAGATGTTGACCAAGCTGCAAGCAAGAGACTTCAGTTGCGAGTTCAAATATGACGGGCAGCGCGCACAGGTGCATTGCGACGAGCAAGGCAAGGTGTCCATTTTCTCACGACATCTCGAACTCATGACGGAGAAGTATCCGGACCTGGTGGCCCTCGTCCCCCAGAtccgcggcgagggcgtgTCCAGCTTTATCCTCGAGGGCGAAGTCGTCGCAGTGGACCAGCAGTCGGGCGATCTCCAGCCCTTTCAGGTGCTGACCAACCGCGCCAAAAAGAACGTGGACATCGGAGCCATCACGGTCAATGTGTGCTTGTTTTCGTTTGATCTCATGTATCTCAACGGCGAGCCTCTCCTAGACCGATCCCTCCGCGAGCGTCGCGAGCTCCTTCGAAGTTTGTTCGTGGAGATCCCCAACCGATTTACCTGGGTGAAGAGTCTGGACGCAACGTCCGCGGACTCGGAGGCCGTGCTGGATTTCTTCAAGAGTGCCACTGATGTCAAGTGCGAGGGTATCATGGTCAAGGTGCTGGACAACGCCGCCAAGCCGACCAATGACACGAACGCCGAGCCTACCGAAGCCCACGAAGCCACCCCGAAGCAGAAGAGCACGCGGCGCAAAGCGCTCCTCTCCACCTACGAACCCGACAAACGCCTAGAATCATGGCTCAAAGTGAAAAAAGACTACAGCACCTCCTCGGACACCCTCGATCTCATCCCCGTCGCCGGATGGCACGGCCAAGGCCGCAAAGCGAAATGGTGGTCCCCGATCCTGCTCGCGGTGCGGAACCCCGAGACCGGCTCCCTCGAAGCCGTGACGAAATGCATGTCCGGCTTCACGGACAAATTCTACCAAACCAACACGGCCAAGTACGCCGAGGGCAGCACGAATGTCATCTCGCGACCCAGTTACATCGAGTACCCCGGCTCGCCGGATGTGTGGTTCCATCCACAGGAAGTGTGGGAGATGGCCTTTGCGGATATCACGTTGAGTCCGACGTACCCGGCGGCCATGGGCCTGGTGAGTGACGAGCGCGGGCTGAGTCTGCGGTTTCCGCGGTTTCTGCGCGTGCGCGAGGATAAGTCAATTGAGGAGGCGAGCTCGTCGGATTATTTGGCGTTGTTGTGGCGGAagcagatggagaagaaggccgcgGTTAGTAGTCatgccgatgatgaggtAGATGATAATATATAG